A window from Trueperaceae bacterium encodes these proteins:
- a CDS encoding cupin domain-containing protein gives MALFRTAQVARFSERGPVPRPLKVGDQMAVMLLCLQNGQEIVAPDNDRAETIFTVLEGTGVVREDDEVHEVGPGDVVHIAPGSRKALVAGAGTFKVVGVRQLGGKRGS, from the coding sequence GTGGCCCTCTTCAGGACCGCCCAGGTGGCCCGCTTCTCCGAACGGGGCCCGGTGCCGCGGCCGCTCAAGGTCGGCGACCAGATGGCCGTCATGCTCCTCTGCCTGCAGAACGGTCAGGAGATCGTCGCGCCGGACAACGACAGGGCCGAGACGATCTTCACCGTGCTCGAGGGCACCGGCGTGGTCAGGGAAGACGACGAGGTTCACGAGGTGGGCCCCGGCGACGTGGTCCACATCGCACCCGGTTCGCGCAAGGCGCTGGTCGCCGGCGCCGGCACGTTCAAGGTCGTGGGCGTCAGGCAGTTGGGGGGCAAGCGTGGCTCTTAG
- a CDS encoding DUF2249 domain-containing protein, with translation MAETFLDNRGLEPPNPMIRTLEILETMAPGDVLVIHNDRVPIYLLPQLADEGAEYEVLEQPDGSAQVRITKGA, from the coding sequence ATGGCCGAGACTTTCCTCGACAACCGCGGGCTCGAGCCGCCCAACCCGATGATCCGCACGCTTGAGATCCTGGAGACCATGGCTCCGGGCGACGTCCTCGTGATCCACAACGACCGCGTGCCCATCTACCTCCTGCCGCAGCTGGCCGACGAGGGAGCCGAGTACGAGGTGCTGGAGCAGCCAGACGGCAGCGCGCAGGTGCGGATAACCAAGGGGGCCTGA